A DNA window from Candidatus Protochlamydia naegleriophila contains the following coding sequences:
- the yajC gene encoding preprotein translocase subunit YajC: MKVKLYGLLATLSLMAHGRLFAEGEEGIPPPDQSFWQTLVMIGIAFLFFYVILWRPEQKRRKALEDQRSGLKKGDRVVAMGIIGTVVRVGDQTVIVKMYDGAKLEFYKAAITDILPEGDESDKKVESISDDQ, from the coding sequence ATGAAAGTAAAATTATATGGTTTATTGGCTACATTGAGTTTAATGGCGCATGGCCGCTTATTTGCCGAAGGCGAAGAGGGGATTCCTCCACCAGACCAGAGTTTTTGGCAAACGCTCGTCATGATTGGAATCGCCTTTTTATTTTTCTATGTCATTTTATGGAGACCAGAGCAAAAAAGGCGTAAGGCGCTCGAAGATCAAAGATCAGGCCTTAAAAAAGGGGATCGGGTCGTTGCCATGGGCATCATTGGAACAGTTGTGCGCGTTGGCGATCAGACAGTTATCGTCAAGATGTATGATGGTGCTAAATTGGAATTTTATAAGGCAGCAATTACTGATATTTTGCCTGAAGGTGATGAGAGCGATAAAAAAGTTGAGTCCATTTCTGACGATCAATAA